The following are encoded together in the Marmota flaviventris isolate mMarFla1 chromosome 18, mMarFla1.hap1, whole genome shotgun sequence genome:
- the Znf581 gene encoding zinc finger protein 581 yields MLVLPSPCPQPLALPSVEAMEAPPPRTGRSPEPGPSSSTGSPQTSSPPRPNHYLLIDTQGVPYTVLVDEESQREPGADGASAQKKCYSCPVCSRVFEYMSYLQRHSITHSEVKPFECDTCGKAFKRASHLARHHSIHRAGGGRPHGCPLCPRRFRDAGELAQHSRVHSGERPFQCPHCPRRFMEQNTLQKHARWKHP; encoded by the coding sequence ATGCTGGTGCTGCCGTCCCCTTGCCCCCAGCCCCTGGCGCTTCCCTCTGTTGAGGCCATGGAGGCCCCTCCCCCTCGGACAGGCAGGTCCCCTGAACCTGGACCTTCCTCCTCCACTGGATCTCCCCAGACTTCGTCCCCTCCAAGGCCCAACCACTACCTTCTCATTGACACCCAGGGTGTCCCCTACACAGTGCTGGTGGACGAGGAGTCGCAGAGGGAGCCTGGGGCTGATGGGGCTTCGGCGCAGAAAAAGTGCTACAGCTGTCCTGTGTGCTCCAGGGTCTTCGAGTACATGTCTTACCTTCAGCGACACAGCATCACCCACTCAGAGGTGAAGCCATTCGAGTGTGACACCTGCGGGAAGGCATTCAAGCGGGCCAGCCACCTGGCACGGCACCACTCCATTCACAGAGCCGGGGGTGGGCGACCCCACGGCTGCCCGCTCTGCCCTCGCCGCTTCCGGGATGCGGGGGAGCTAGCCCAGCACAGCCGCGTGCACTCGGGCGAGCGCCCGTTTCAGTGCCCACACTGCCCGCGCCGCTTTATGGAGCAGAACACGCTGCAGAAGCATGCCCGGTGGAAGCATCCATGA
- the Znf580 gene encoding zinc finger protein 580: MLLLPPRPPHARSSSPEVMDPPPPKAPPFPKAEGPSSTPSSAAGPRPPRLGRHLLIDANGVPYMYTVQLEEEPRGPPQREAPPGEPGPRKGYSCPECARVFASPLRLQSHRVSHSDLKPFTCGACGKAFKRSSHLSRHRATHRARAGTPHACPLCPRRFQDAAELAQHVRLH, translated from the coding sequence atgctgctgctgccgccgcggCCACCCCACGCTCGGTCCTCCTCTCCGGAGGTCATGGACCCACCGCCCCCCAAGGCTCCCCCATTCCCCAAGGCGGAAGGCCCCTCATCCACGCCTTCCTCGGCGGCGGGGCCCAGGCCCCCGCGGCTGGGCCGCCACCTGCTCATCGACGCCAACGGGGTCCCCTACATGTACACggtgcagctggaggaggagccCCGGGGACCGCCCCAGCGCGAGGCGCCCCCGGGAGAGCCCGGCCCCCGTAAGGGCTACAGCTGCCCGGAGTGCGCCCGTGTCTTTGCCAGCCCGCTTCGGCTGCAAAGCCACCGTGTGTCGCACTCGGACCTCAAGCCCTTTACCTGCGGCGCCTGCGGCAAGGCCTTCAAGCGCTCCAGCCACCTGTCGCGGCACCGGGCCACGCACCGCGCCCGCGCGGGCACTCCGCACGCCTGCCCGCTCTGCCCGCGCCGCTTCCAGGACGCCGCGGAGCTGGCGCAGCACGTGCGCCTGCACTGA